The genomic window GCGCAGCAGGTCCGAGACCCGCGCGCTCTCGGCGTTGGTCAGCGTGCCGGGATTGGCGCTCAGCGCGGAAGGGGCGCGGGCGGCAAACGGCAGGCTCAGGGCGACGAGCAGCGCCCAGACGAGCAGCACGGCCCACGGATGGCGGGAGACGAACAGAGCGAGTCGGCGCACGCCCAGCAGTAGAACACGCCGCCGCGCCGGCAAAGGGTCAGGAAAGACGCTTCAGGCGGGTTGTTGTCTCTAGAGAAGTAGCAAAGAAGCCGCCTGCCAGCTCCTATCCTGCGGCCATGCCCCTTCTCAACGGACTGGACCACGTGCAACTGGAAGCCCCGGCAGGCTGCGAGGTCGCCGCCCGCGAGTTTTTCGCCGGGGTGTTGGGCCTCCCCGAACTGCAAAAACCGGAGGCTCTCCGTAAGAACGGCGGCTGCTGGTTCGGCCTCCCCGATGGCCGGCAGGTGCACGTCGGCGTGGTGGCGGACTACGTGCCGCGCCGTAAAGGTCACTTCGCCCTGCGCTGCGACGATGTGGGGGCGGTGGCGCGTCACCTGGCAGCGCACGGCGTCGCCTGCACCCCCGACAAGGAAGCGGGCGTGCCGCGCCTCTTTCTGCAAGACCCCTGGGGCGGGCGGCTGGAAATCGTGCAGGGGGCGCACCCCTCGCGGCCTCTGTCCTGAGCAGAAGCCGCACCAAGGGGGGCAGGCGGCCACGAGCAGACAAACGCTTTTGGGCCTCGCCTCTACAATGCCCCTTATGACTGTTTCCCCTTCTTCTCAAACCGGGCGCGGCGAAATCGGGCGTGACGAGCTGGTGCGCTGGCTCGGCGAGTACCTCCGCATTGGCGCGTACCCCGACCCCTCGCTCAATGGCCTGCAAATTCAGGGCACCGACAAGATTCGCCGCATTGCCGCGAGCGTGGACACCAGCTTGCAGACGTTGCAGGCCGCCGCCGAGTCGGGGGCCGACCTGCTGCTGGTGCACCACGGGCTGTTCTGGGGGAGGCCCCTGGCGATCACCGGGCCGCATTACGAGCGCGTGCGGACGGCGATTCAGGCCGACCTGAACCTCTACGCGGCGCACATTCCGCTCGACGCTCACCCCGAAGTCGGCAACAACGCCATGATTGCGAGGGCGCTGAGCCTGACTGACCTGCAACCGTTCGGCGACTGGCAGGGCCACAAAATCGGCGTGGCGGGCACCCTGCCGCGTGAGCTGGGCTTGCAGGACTTCGCCGACCGCATCCAGAAACTGACCGGCGAAATCTGCCTCGTGCACGGCGGCGGCTCGCCCAACATCCACCGCGTCGGCGTGACTTCCGGCAGCGGTGCGGGCGCGATTGCCGAGGCCGCCGCCATGGGCCTCGACACCCTGCTGACCGGCGAACCCGAGCACAAGTATTTCCACGACTCGTTCGAATACGGCGTGAACGTGATTTTTGCCGGCCACTACGAAACTGAGGTCTTCGGCGTGCGCGCGCTGGCAGCCCGCATCGAAGACGAGTTCGGCATTCCCTGGCAGTTCCTCAACTTCCCGACCGGGCTGTGAGCCAGGGCCTTTTCATCACCCTCGAAGGGCCGGAGGGCGCGGGCAAAACGACGCAGCTCGCCCGGCTGGAAGCGCGGCTGCGGGCAGCGGGACACGCCGTCACCGTCACCCGCGAACCGGGAGGCACCCCACTGGGCACGCGGGTGCGCGAGGTGGTGCTCGACCCGGCGGTGGAGATCGAGCCGCTCGGTGAGTTTCTGCTGTACTCCGCCAGCCGCGCCCAGCTCGTGCGCGAGGTGCTGCGTCCGGCACTGGAACGCGGCGAAACCGTGCTGTGTGACCGCTACGCCGACTCCTCGCTCGCCTACCAGGGCGCGGGCCGGGGGCTCTCGCTCCCACTCCTGCGTCAGATCACCGCCGAGGTCACGGGCGGCCTCACGCCCGGGCTGACGGTGCTGCTCGACCTCGACCCCGCGCTGGGCCTGCAAAGGGCCGCGCGGCGCGGGCAGCCTGACCGGCTGGAACAGGCCGACCTGACCTTTCACCGCCGGGTGCGCCAGGGCTTTCTGGACCTCGCGCACGCCGAGCCGCAAAGATTTCTGGTGCTGGACGCGACCCGCCCGGAGGACGAGCTGGAAGCGGAGATTTGGGCGGCGGTGTCAGAAAGAGGGCACTGAGGAGGGTAGAAGTTGACCCTCTACCCTTGTGGGACTCAGAGAGCTGCATCGCAGAGAGGGCCTTGCGAAAGCTTGGGGTGACTCGCAGAGCTGCTTGCAGAGGGGGCATCCAGACCAACTCGGTCAAAACCTCATTCTGGCAAAGGCCATAGGAAAGGGGAGCCGTGACCAACTGGACGGCTCCCCCTTCTCAATCACTCAGTTCTTCGCGCCTTCCACCTTCAGCCCCAACCCCGGCACCTTCACTTCGAACAGCGTCGGCCAGCGCTTGCCGGTCAGCAGCAGTGTGCCGCGCTCGGGAATGAAGGCGATGCCGTTGGGCACGTCGTCGAAGGTGAGGGCCTGACCCTGTTTTGTCGCCGCCGCGCTGACCTCGCGGGTGAGGTCCGACACGTCGATCCAGGTCAGAACCTTGCCGGTCTGCGGGTGAATCCGGGCGATACGGTCGGTCAGCCAGACGTTGGCGTAGACCGAGCCCTGCACGTATTCCAGTTCGTTGAGGTTACGGACCGGCTGCCCCTGGTCGGTGACCTGCACGCTGCGCTGCGCGGCGAAGGTCTTGGGGTCGCGCCAGACCAGCGTAGAGGTGCCGTTGCTCATAATCAGGCTCTTGCCGTCGCTCGTCAGACCCCAGCCCTCGCCCTGATAGCGGTGGCGGCCCGTTTCCTTGAAGGTGCGGGCGTCGTAGGTGAGTGCGACGCCGTCTTGCCAGGTGAGCTGGTAGACGGTGCTGCCGAGTTGCGTGGACCCCTCGCCGAACGCCTGCGGCAGCGCCTGCGCGAGCGGCGTGCTCCACAGCACCTTCGCTCCGCGCAGTTCGCTGACCCGCAGATCGGACTCGCCCACCTGCCCGGTGCTTTCCAGGTAGTGCCCACCGCCGAGGTACTGCAGGCCCTGGGTAAAGGCGGCGCGGTCGTGCGGGTAGCGCGCCGCGACCACCGGGCGCAGCACCGGCGTGCGGGCGCTGCTCACCTTGGCCGCAGGAGCACGGGTCGGGGTGGGGGCGGACGACAGGGCCAGGGGCAACGCGGCGAGGGCCAGCAGGGCGAAGGTCGACAGCGACAGGGCGGGGGAGCGGCGCATAGTGCGCCCATGCTAGGGCGGCGAGCTGACCGGCTTCTTGACGGCTTCATTAGAAACCCCTGTGCGCCGTGAGGGGCGGCCCTCAGTCCTTTTGCTGCGCCGCCTGCATCTGAAGGTACATCTGGTACTGCGGCGCCCCGCCGAGCATGTTCTGGCCGCCGTCCACCGGCAAAATCACGCCGGTCACGTAGCTCGCGGCGTCGCTCACCAGAAACAGCGCGGCGTTGGCGATGTCCTGCGGCACGCCGAAGCGGCCCAGCGGCACGGTGCGGGTGAAGGCAGAGCGCGACTTTTCGTCGGGGGCGAGGCGGGCCATGCCTTCGGTGCCGTCGATGGGGCCGGGAATAATCGCGTTGACGCGCACACCGCGCAGGCCCCACTCCACGGCGAGGGTCTGGGTCAGGGCGTCCACCCCGGCTTTGGCGGCGACCACATGCGCCTGCATCGGCACCGGCACGCCGTAGGCGCTGATGCTGAGGATGTTGCCGCCCGGCACCTTCAGGCGTGGCGCGGCGGCCTTGATGGTGTTGTAGGTGCCGAGCAGGTCAATGTCCACCACCGTCTTGAACCCATTGGGGCTGATGCCGTCCACCGGCGCCGGAAAGTTGCCCGCCGCCCCCGCCAGCACGATATCGAAGTCACCGAACTCAGCGGTGGCCGCCGCCACAGCCGCTTCCAGCGCCGCAAAGTCGCGCACGTCGGCGCTGACGCCCATCGCCCGTCCGCCCGCGTCCACGATGCCCTGCGCGGCGTTTTGCGCCTTTTCCAGGTTGCGCCCGAGAATCGTCACCGCGCAGCCGTGCGCCGCGAAGCTCTGCGCGATGCCGAGGTTGATGCCGCTCCCGCCGCCGGTAATCAGCGCGTGCTTGCCCGCGAGCAGGTCGGGACGAAAGGTGGTGGCGGGGTCGGCGGGGCGGTTGGGTGAGGACTGGGTCATAGAAAACCTCCGGGGTGTGGGAACGTGGAAAGGGCGAGAGTGGAAACGTCCTGAAAGCGTTGAGCATCGGCCTATGCCGAACAGCCGCCGCAGGTACACGCTGTGTCTGCCGAGGCAGAACAGCCGCTTCCAGCAAAGAAATGGTTTCCCTTTGTATACCCCGTCCAAGTTGCGCGGGGGCCGGGCGGCGCTTTCCTCCCCATCTATACAGCCCGCCCACCGCACCTGTTCATGTACCGCGCGAGTCTTGACTGTGCTATGCGGCCTGCTGGCTGTGCATCTGACCGGGGTGCTTGCGCTCTCGCGCTGGTTTGAGAGATGGGCAGAAGGGAAAGACCCGCCCTTGTCACGGCGAGTCCTTCCCTCTGTCCTACAACAAAAATCGGCCTTTTCAGCCCTTTTTCATCCCGGCTTGCAGCGCCTCCACCGTCATGTGCTCGGCGTTCCAGCGCACGGCGGCGGCGAGGCTCTCGGCGTGCGGCAGGCCGTCGCTCAGCGCGCGCTTGGTGCCTTCGAGCGCCTTGGCGGGGAGGGCGGCAAGGTGCTCGGCCAGCGCCTCGGCACGGGCAAAAAGCGCGTCCTGGTCGGGCAGCACTTCGGTGACCAGGCCCCAGCGCTCGGCGGTGGCAGCGTCAATCGCTTCCCCGGTTAGGGCGAGGTGGGCGGTGCGGCCCCGTCCGATCAGGTGCGGCAGGCGCTGCAAGCCCCCGAGGTCGGCGGTGATGCCGAGTTTGACCTCAGGCAGCGAGAAGCGGGCGTCCTGGCTGCACAGCCGCAGGTCGGCGCCCGCGATCAGCTCCAGCCCCGCGCCGATGCACCAGCCGTGCACGGCGGCAATCACCGGCATCGGCAGGGCGGCGAGGCCCTCGGTCACGGCGTGCATCTCGTCCACCACGGCCTTGAAAGCGTCGGGTTTGCCGAGCGCGGGCACGATGGCGGCGCCGTTCGACTTGACATCGAGCCCGGCGCTGAAGACCTGTTCGCCGCGCACGATCAGCACGCGAGCGTCTCCCAGCTCACTCAGGGCCTGCGGAAACTCCTGCCAGAAGGCCGGGCCCATGCTGCCCATTTTGGCGGCGAGAGTCAGGGTGGCGACTGTTCCGCCCTGCGTGGTTCCGTCCTGGGAGAGGGGCCGCTGCGTCAGCCGGATGCTCTGGTAAGTCATGCCCAAGTCTACCGCCCCCCACTTTCTGATCACCAGCTAAAGACAGGATTAACATTCTGAACAGATAAGCCTTTCATGTGAGCCGTGAGAAGGGCCACAATAGAGGGCAAGTGTGGGACTGGTCACCTGCCGCCTCCGGGCGCTCCGGTTCCGCAATGCCCCAGCCCACGAAGGGGGCATGCTCCGGCTTTCGTCCGGCGCTGCTCCAGGAGGATCTATGAAGTATCTGCGTGCTCTGCCTGCCGTTTCCGTTGTCGCCCTGAGCTCGGCGCTCGCCCTGGGTGGCGGCGCTCAGCCCCCCATCCAGACCACCCCGGTGCCCGTGCAGACGGCCCCCGCGCCCAAGCCCGCTCCCGTCGCCTGCACCCAGGGCGCCTGGGCCAAGGCCGCTATTGACCTGGTGACCCAGAAGGGCCTGTTCATCGGCTACCCCGACGGCAGCTTCGACTGGTGCAGCGCCATCACCCGTCAGGAAGTCGCTCAGGTGCTCGCCCGCCTGCTCGCGCAGATGCCCGAAAACACCTTCAACCCTGCCGAACTCGACACCCTGCGTCAGGGCGTTGCCGAAGCGCTCGCCGGCCTGGAAGAACTGCGCGCCCAGCTCGCTCAGCAGAACCAGTCCATCGAAGACCTGCGCGCTCAGATTGACGAGCTCCGTACCGCGCTGAACAACATGCCCGCCGCCGGTCAGGGCGAAGCGGGCGCGCTGGCGCCCAGGGTCCCCAGGGCGAAGCCGGCCCCGTCGGTCCCCAGGGTCCTGCGGGCGTTGCGGGTGCGACTGGCCCCCAGGGTCCTCAGGGTGAAGCTGGTCCCGTCGGTCCCCAGGGCCCCCAGGGTGAGCGCGGCGAGAAGGGTGACCCCTACATTCCGCCCGCCGAGCCCTTCCGCTACGGCAACTACGTGGGCGCGGCCTACTACAGCATCCTCCAGCAGAACGTGGGCCAGATGGTCCGCATCACCGCCGGCAACGACCAGATCTACGGCGGCTTCGGCGTGCGCGTGACCGGCGACGTGGCCCTGCGCGGCGAAACCCCCGGCAACAGCCTCAGCGGCGCCGTGACCTACCGCGGCACCACCGGGCGCTTCGACGGCATCCTGGGCGTGGGCGCCGGCTACAACTTCAAGAACGCCTCCACCTTCGGCGAGCTGTCCATCGGCGTGGACTACCGCGTCGTGGACCGCGTGGCGATTTTCGCCGAAGCCCGTCAGCACTACTACTTCAACGGCAACATCAACCCCAACTCGCGTAACCTCAGCTCTATCGCGGCAGGGTTCAAGGTTCGCTTCTAAGCACGGCCTGAAAAAATCCCCCCGGTGGCAATCCGGGGGGTTTTTTGTTGATGGTGGATGGAAGATGGTTGATAGAGCAGGGCTTTTTCCATCAACCATTACCTCTCAACCATCTACATCTCCATGCGCGTCTTCAGGAAGTTGGTCATCACCGCGCCGCGTTTGTAGAACGGGTTGTCCATGATCTTGATGTAGAGCGGAATGGTCGTCTTCGGCCCCTGAATCACGGTTTCTTCCAGCGCCCGTTTCATGCGCGACACCGCCTTGTCGCGGTCCTCGTGCCACACGATCAGTTTGCCGATCAGCGAGTCGTAGTGCGGCGGGATCGAGTAGCCGCTGTAGACGTGGGTGTCCACCCGCACGCCCGCTCCGCCCGCGAAGTGCGCGTCGTCGATTTTGCCGGCTGCCGGGCGGAAGTCCTTGTCGGGGTCCTCGGCGTTGATGCGGCACTCGATGGCGTGGCCGTGCAACTTCACGTCGTCCTGCTGAATGTTGAGGCCCAGGCCGGCGGCAATTTCGATTTGCAGGCGCACGAGGTCGAGGCTGGAAATCATTTCCGACACGCAGTGCTCGACCTGAATGCGGGTGTTCATCTCCATGAAGTAGTAGTTGCCGTCGCGGTCCATGATGAATTCCAGCGTGCCGGCGCCCGCGTAGTTCACGAACTGGGCGAGGCGCACCCCGGCGGCGAGGATTTCCTGACGCAGCGACTCGGGCAGCGTGGAGGGCGCTTCCTCGATCAGCTTCTGGTTGCGGCGCTGAATCGAACAGTCGCGCTCGCCGATGTGGATGACGTGCCCCTGGCCGTCGCCCATCACCTGCACCTCGATGTGGCGGAACTCCTCCAGGAATTTCTCCATGATGATCGCCGGGTCGCCGAAGTACAGCCGCGCTTCTTCCTGCGCCTGATTGAAGCCCTTTTGCAGCTCTTCCTGGGTGCGAATCACTTTCTGGCCGCGTCCGCCGCCGCCCGCGCTGGCCTTGAGCAGCACCGGGTAGCCGATCTGCTTGGCGGCGAGCAGCGCAGCGTCCACGCTTTCCAGCACGCCAGTGCCCGGCACGGTGGGCACATTGCTCTGTGCGGCGATTTCGCGTCCGCCCGCTTTGCTGCCCAGCGCCCGCATACTTTCCGGCGTCGGCCCGATAAACACGATGCCGTGCTCGCGGCACATCTCGGCGAAGTCGGGGTTCTCGGCCATGAAGCCGTAGCCGGGGTGAATCGCCTCGGCGCCGGTCATCAGCGCCGCCGAGAGGATGTTGGGGATGTTGAGGTAGCTCTGATTTGAAGCGGGCGGCCCCACGCAGACCGATTCGTCGGCGAGCAGCACCGGCAGGCTCTTTTCGTCGGCGGTGGAATACACCACGACCGTCTGGATGCCCATTTCCCGCGCCGTCCGGATGACGCGCAGGGCGATCTCGCCACGGTTGGCGATCAGGATTTTCTTGAACATGTTTTGCCTCCGGCAAAAGATCGAAGAGTCTAAGGGTCTAGAGGTCTAAGGCCGTTCTTAGACTCTCAGACCCTTAGACCCTCGGACATCACTCGATCATGAACAGCGTCTGGCCGTACTCCACCGGCTCGGCGTTCTTCACCAGAATCTCGCGAATCACGCCGCTTTGCTCGGCCTCGATTTCGTTCATCAGCTTCATCGCTTCGATGATGCACAGCACCTGCCCGCTTTCCACGCGGTCGCCCACCTTGACGTAGGGCGCAGCGTCGGGGCTGCTCGCCGAGTAGAAGGTGCCGACGATGGGCGCCTTGACCGGGGTGCCTGCGCTGGCGACTGGCGCGGAGGCCGCAGCGGGAGCGGCTTCGGCGGGCGCGGCGGGAGCAGGTGCCGCTTCGGGAGCGGGAGCCGCAGGCGCACTCGGCGCGGCAGGGGCCTGGGGTGCGGGCATCGGAGCAAAGCCGCCCATCATCGGCTGGGGCAAGGGCGGCATCTGGGGATAGCTCAGCTGCGGCGCGCTTCGGGGCAGGCACTGGGGCGAACGCCTGCGGGCACGCTTGAGGGCGAGGTCGAAGCTGCCGGTCTTCAGGGCGAATTCGCGCACGTCGGCATGGGTCAGGGCATCGAGAATTTTCTTCAGGTCATCCGGGTTCATGGCCCCTCCTTGAGTCTGCGGGATTGGTGTCTCGGGGACTGGGCGTCTCTAAGACTGAGTTGCGACTTGGCGGTTCCTATCATGCCCCTTTTTGTGAGGACTGGGGTGTCACCACCAACCTAACGCCCGTTTGGCTGGACGCGGTTCAAAAAAACTGCCGCCCGAACGCAGGTCCAGGCGGCAGGAAAGAGCAGTGCCTCAGGCGCGGCTGAGGTACTGGCCGGTGCGGGTGTCCACCTTCACGTCGGTGCCCTGCTCCACGAACAGGGGCACCTGCACCACGGCGCCGGTTTCCAGGGTGGCGGGCTTGGTGCCGCCCGACACGGTGTCGCCGCGCACGCCGGGGTCGGTCTGGGTGATCTTGAGGATGACCTGGTTGGGCAGGCTGATGCTCAGGGCCTTGTCGCCGTACATCGCCACTTCGACCTCGGTGTTTTCCTTCATGAACTTGGCGGCGTCGCTCACGATGTTCTTGCCGAGGTGAACCTGGTCGAAGGTTTCCATGTCCATAAACACGTAGTCGTCACCGTCGGGGTACAGGTACTGCATCTTCTTGCCTTCGACGTAGATGTCCTGCAACTTTTCGGTGCTGTTGAAGGTGCGGTCCACAATCGAGCCGCTTTCCATGTTGCGGAACTTGGTCACGACTTTCGCGCCGCCGCGTCCCATCTTGAGGTGGGAGTAGTCGAGGCATTCCCACAGGCCGCCGTCCATCTGCACTTTCGTGCCGTTTCGCAGTTCAGTTACGCTAATCATTGTTCTCCTTATTTTGTCCGGGGCCACGGTGCAGGCGGGCTTCGCCTGGGGCCACGCGGCAACAGAGAGAAGTCTAGCAAAAGACCCCGCTCAGCGACTCCAACGCCCGCCCACTTCGTAGGCCAGCCCCTGAAGCTGCAACATGACGAGCGCGGTCTGCAACTCGGGAATGCTCAGGCCAGTTGTGGCGGCAAGGTCGTCCAATGTGGCCGGGGTTTGCAGCGCCCGCAGCACCCGCGCTTGCTCGGGCGGCAGGTCGGGCACCGCTGGGGCAGGGGCCAGGCCCCAGTTCAGCTCGGTCAGCACGTCCTGCGCCGACTCGGTGAGGACAGCCCCGTCACGAATCAGGGCGTGGGGGCCACTCGCGCGGGGGTCGCCGGCCCGCCCCGGCACGGCGAACACGGTGCGCCCGCAGTCCAGCGCGTGAGTAGCGGTGATGAGCGAACCGGACTTGCGCTCGCCTTCCACCACCAGCACGCCCGCCGAGAGCGCGGCGATGACGCGGTTGCGGCTCGGGAAGTGGTGCTGCGCCGGGCCGGTGCCGAGCGGATACTCGCTGACGACCACCATTCGCCCGGCGAGGTCAT from Deinococcus radiodurans R1 = ATCC 13939 = DSM 20539 includes these protein-coding regions:
- a CDS encoding VOC family protein; translation: MPLLNGLDHVQLEAPAGCEVAAREFFAGVLGLPELQKPEALRKNGGCWFGLPDGRQVHVGVVADYVPRRKGHFALRCDDVGAVARHLAAHGVACTPDKEAGVPRLFLQDPWGGRLEIVQGAHPSRPLS
- a CDS encoding Nif3-like dinuclear metal center hexameric protein: MTVSPSSQTGRGEIGRDELVRWLGEYLRIGAYPDPSLNGLQIQGTDKIRRIAASVDTSLQTLQAAAESGADLLLVHHGLFWGRPLAITGPHYERVRTAIQADLNLYAAHIPLDAHPEVGNNAMIARALSLTDLQPFGDWQGHKIGVAGTLPRELGLQDFADRIQKLTGEICLVHGGGSPNIHRVGVTSGSGAGAIAEAAAMGLDTLLTGEPEHKYFHDSFEYGVNVIFAGHYETEVFGVRALAARIEDEFGIPWQFLNFPTGL
- the tmk gene encoding dTMP kinase, with translation MSQGLFITLEGPEGAGKTTQLARLEARLRAAGHAVTVTREPGGTPLGTRVREVVLDPAVEIEPLGEFLLYSASRAQLVREVLRPALERGETVLCDRYADSSLAYQGAGRGLSLPLLRQITAEVTGGLTPGLTVLLDLDPALGLQRAARRGQPDRLEQADLTFHRRVRQGFLDLAHAEPQRFLVLDATRPEDELEAEIWAAVSERGH
- a CDS encoding glutaminyl-peptide cyclotransferase, producing the protein MRRSPALSLSTFALLALAALPLALSSAPTPTRAPAAKVSSARTPVLRPVVAARYPHDRAAFTQGLQYLGGGHYLESTGQVGESDLRVSELRGAKVLWSTPLAQALPQAFGEGSTQLGSTVYQLTWQDGVALTYDARTFKETGRHRYQGEGWGLTSDGKSLIMSNGTSTLVWRDPKTFAAQRSVQVTDQGQPVRNLNELEYVQGSVYANVWLTDRIARIHPQTGKVLTWIDVSDLTREVSAAATKQGQALTFDDVPNGIAFIPERGTLLLTGKRWPTLFEVKVPGLGLKVEGAKN
- a CDS encoding SDR family oxidoreductase, with product MTQSSPNRPADPATTFRPDLLAGKHALITGGGSGINLGIAQSFAAHGCAVTILGRNLEKAQNAAQGIVDAGGRAMGVSADVRDFAALEAAVAAATAEFGDFDIVLAGAAGNFPAPVDGISPNGFKTVVDIDLLGTYNTIKAAAPRLKVPGGNILSISAYGVPVPMQAHVVAAKAGVDALTQTLAVEWGLRGVRVNAIIPGPIDGTEGMARLAPDEKSRSAFTRTVPLGRFGVPQDIANAALFLVSDAASYVTGVILPVDGGQNMLGGAPQYQMYLQMQAAQQKD
- a CDS encoding enoyl-CoA hydratase-related protein, whose product is MTYQSIRLTQRPLSQDGTTQGGTVATLTLAAKMGSMGPAFWQEFPQALSELGDARVLIVRGEQVFSAGLDVKSNGAAIVPALGKPDAFKAVVDEMHAVTEGLAALPMPVIAAVHGWCIGAGLELIAGADLRLCSQDARFSLPEVKLGITADLGGLQRLPHLIGRGRTAHLALTGEAIDAATAERWGLVTEVLPDQDALFARAEALAEHLAALPAKALEGTKRALSDGLPHAESLAAAVRWNAEHMTVEALQAGMKKG
- a CDS encoding S-layer homology domain-containing protein; translated protein: MKYLRALPAVSVVALSSALALGGGAQPPIQTTPVPVQTAPAPKPAPVACTQGAWAKAAIDLVTQKGLFIGYPDGSFDWCSAITRQEVAQVLARLLAQMPENTFNPAELDTLRQGVAEALAGLEELRAQLAQQNQSIEDLRAQIDELRTALNNMPAAGQGEAGALAPRVPRAKPAPSVPRVLRALRVRLAPRVLRVKLVPSVPRAPRVSAARRVTPTFRPPSPSATATTWARPTTASSSRTWARWSASPPATTRSTAASACA
- the accC gene encoding acetyl-CoA carboxylase biotin carboxylase subunit, which gives rise to MFKKILIANRGEIALRVIRTAREMGIQTVVVYSTADEKSLPVLLADESVCVGPPASNQSYLNIPNILSAALMTGAEAIHPGYGFMAENPDFAEMCREHGIVFIGPTPESMRALGSKAGGREIAAQSNVPTVPGTGVLESVDAALLAAKQIGYPVLLKASAGGGGRGQKVIRTQEELQKGFNQAQEEARLYFGDPAIIMEKFLEEFRHIEVQVMGDGQGHVIHIGERDCSIQRRNQKLIEEAPSTLPESLRQEILAAGVRLAQFVNYAGAGTLEFIMDRDGNYYFMEMNTRIQVEHCVSEMISSLDLVRLQIEIAAGLGLNIQQDDVKLHGHAIECRINAEDPDKDFRPAAGKIDDAHFAGGAGVRVDTHVYSGYSIPPHYDSLIGKLIVWHEDRDKAVSRMKRALEETVIQGPKTTIPLYIKIMDNPFYKRGAVMTNFLKTRMEM
- the accB gene encoding acetyl-CoA carboxylase biotin carboxyl carrier protein, giving the protein MNPDDLKKILDALTHADVREFALKTGSFDLALKRARRRSPQCLPRSAPQLSYPQMPPLPQPMMGGFAPMPAPQAPAAPSAPAAPAPEAAPAPAAPAEAAPAAASAPVASAGTPVKAPIVGTFYSASSPDAAPYVKVGDRVESGQVLCIIEAMKLMNEIEAEQSGVIREILVKNAEPVEYGQTLFMIE
- the efp gene encoding elongation factor P, producing the protein MISVTELRNGTKVQMDGGLWECLDYSHLKMGRGGAKVVTKFRNMESGSIVDRTFNSTEKLQDIYVEGKKMQYLYPDGDDYVFMDMETFDQVHLGKNIVSDAAKFMKENTEVEVAMYGDKALSISLPNQVILKITQTDPGVRGDTVSGGTKPATLETGAVVQVPLFVEQGTDVKVDTRTGQYLSRA